In Solanum lycopersicum chromosome 5, SLM_r2.1, the following are encoded in one genomic region:
- the IPT1 gene encoding adenylate isopentenyltransferase gives MRSFFHIHCKNFKFLRNNLCPSYVSYNIATTTVAPLTTTKKIVVIMGATGSGKSKLSIDLATRGFNSEIINSDKIQVSKGLDITTNKISINEQSGVVHHLLGEFSGPELFSPSDFRHTADNRITDIINRRRLPLIVGGSNSFIYALLSNQFNPGVDVFDEINPVQCISKELRYHCCFILVDVLTPVLNRYLFQRVDEMMNSGMYEELEEFFAKNGFSDRNTGIRKAIGVPEMEGYFRNLKNCTTVQEKCRLYEAALREIKENTKELAEKQIRKIQRLRESGWDLQKVDATEALRAKMTPGNSKIPATEIWERQVVLPSMKIVKQFLLE, from the coding sequence ATGAGATcgttttttcatattcattgtaaaaatttcaaattccttCGAAATAACTTATGTCCTAGCTATGTTAGCTATAACATAGCTACGACAACAGTAGCACCACTAACCACAACGAAAAAAATCGTTGTTATAATGGGTGCTACTGGTTCTGGAAAATCAAAACTCTCGATCGACCTCGCTACTCGTGGTTTCAATTCGGAGATTATAAATTCAGATAAAATTCAGGTTTCTAAAGGGCTTGATATAACAACGAACAAAATTTCAATCAATGAACAGAGCGGCGTTGTTCATCATTTACTAGGTGAGTTTTCCGGCCCCGAGTTATTTTCCCCTTCTGATTTCCGGCATACTGCTGATAACAGAATCACTGATATTATCAATCGCCGGAGACTTCCGTTAATCGTCGGTGGATCGAATTCCTTCATCTACGCTTTGTTGTCAAATCAGTTCAATCCGGGTGTTGATGTTTTCGATGAGATAAACCCGGTTCAGTGTATATCAAAAGAGCTTCGTTACCATTGTTGCTTCATCTTAGTCGATGTTCTCACTCCGGTTCTGAATCGTTACTTGTTCCAACGAGTCGACGAGATGATGAACTCCGGGATGTACGAAGAGCTCGAAGAGTTCTTCGCGAAAAACGGATTTTCCGATCGGAACACCGGGATAAGAAAAGCGATTGGAGTACCGGAGATGGAGGGGTATTTTAGGAATTTGAAAAATTGTACCACCGTACAGGAAAAATGCAGATTATATGAAGCAGCACTGAGAGAGATAAAGGAGAATACGAAGGAGCTTGCAGAGAAACAGATAAGGAAGATCCAACGGTTGAGAGAGAGTGGGTGGGACCTACAAAAAGTAGATGCCACGGAGGCACTCCGGGCGAAAATGACGCCGGGAAACAGCAAGATTCCGGCGACGGAAATTTGGGAAAGACAAGTTGTATTACCAAGCATGAAGATTGTGAAACAATTTTTGCTGGAGTAG